TGTAGcaactgctcgcgcatatgcgcgacttcccccgcgcatgtgcgcccagATCTCTGTCCCAGCATATATGAACTCTACtacctcgcgcatgtgcgcgcaaagttctgtTCTGGCTGTTTGGCTACTGCCCTCCTCGCCCATATGCGCGCCCAATCTcatgcatatgcgcgagaagtttTGTCCCGCACCCAATCTCTCCtacctcggcgcatatgcgcccaaaGTGCTGACCTCACATGCCAATTCATGTATTTCCACTTCTTTTCTATGtcttctataatcacatcaataaGTCAATTGATTAAGGTTTGATTACAGTatttaaatctcgggcattacaacaattattaaagaatttaataaattaaataaacaattttatttaatttccaattaattcaataataattgatttctttgtaaaactcatttttaccataaataattaaaatcatattctaattatttattttacaagaaaattattaattttccaaaaaattaattttagaaaaataataaattgaactaattttcataaaatatcaatttaatccaaatttttgaaaaatcaaaaaataagcccaaacaattcaagctcATTATCCAGAACGGTTCCCGAGACACTTCCGGGCAGTGGCTACAGCCATGTGCGCGCGATGCGACACGCCGTGCGTGCAGCGTACGGAACTCGCGCGTGCAGCCGCCGCAAGCTATGCGGACGCTCCGCACATCACGCGCGGCGGCTGTGCGCTTGTTGCGCGCACGCTGCGTGCGCAGCGCGCACAGTGCCTGCCTGGAACAATTCCGGTCAGCCcctttttttttggatttttttttgatTTCTGGAAAAATAAACCTTTTGTATGTttcatcaattttctgaaaaatcttcttgtgtggttagaaacaaattattcaatatgatttaaaaccatatgaaattgaaaaacttggctctgataccactgttggatctcggttttctcgtgctcaaaacgcagcggaagttttaaaaattttacatcttgacattcaagatgtatttggacactcgtatggttttataaacaaacattcatagggtgtttgaaTTTATATCTTTGGTGAAAGATTCAAAAGGCTCCAACAATTTAGGGGTTAGCGGAGATATCTTTTGATGAATTCTCTACGAACTTTGATTAGAaactcctttctttattcttcgaatcaggtccacgactagaagatttattcctcttctaaattacactagaaatttagaagataTTTTTCGTTGGAGATTAAAATTAAAGGTGACACAAAAACTCCAAAAATCCTAGGagtggtggccgaaattttgagaggagaagagttgtgattttcgaaaagcACAAAGGaggtggaggctagggttttcaaaattatgaatgaattgtgtttaaccctaaacctaatacacatatatataagcttagggtccattaattaaattaaatacttaatgggcttaatcaattaattattcgagTCCAAATagtgtaattaattaattaatcttttaaagtctaattaaaaaccttaataatatgtatgttggtcttgtactcctacaagccaattatacatataccatttacatttaatttaaatcccttataaattagacatttgaatttaatatttaaattataaattcaactccttgaattcatcacctctaaaatttaatatttaataaactcaacttttgagtttaataaattaaatcctcaaattttataaattcaacttcttgaatttattctctccaaattccataaattcaacttcttaaattttctatttcataaatccaactccttgaatttattttctcaaaatttaattatcataaattcaacttcttgaatttactatatcataatataaattcaactccttgaatttattctctcaacgagaacaaatgatccagtgcttgtgtgaccctcaatggtttagggatacagctagccgtgggttcataactccttgtgattcaagacgtaatcttttattcgggcttacccttatttacctcattctatgtatcaacaattgatcatgagaatgtcagaaatcatatttctgattaaacccatcgaatcatagtaagagcgtctagtatcATCGTCCCAttattccctaggtatcactgatagtgcctgcaagaaccagtcgattatgattaacgtacagtacggtcccttcatctcatatatctcgatcgaatctgcaaccattggttcatcgagggttgcataaaaattcgataactatgtgacatatatgaatagtggcatcgcatgtactattgaaGAACTCATTCTTCAACGTACATTTCATACTCTGGcaagagattccatgcactattatttcatcagatcacgttggatatccacacccgtaggtgagcggtgaattcccgactacaatacactggctcctacatggtCGCagctgtacccaatctcgctacctgatgactctcctggagtcggtaaacgagtcaaagcacaaccctagcatattgagtctcagtgttgtctcgggtcgtaaCGTCTAATGGTGTaaaatcataaccacggacttatcctctcgatgaatgataatcacttggaaagtccgagggagggttgttcggtataatcatcgtATGACTACCcatttgtatgtttgaacatctctatgtccttaccaagaaacgcggtacataacatcatagatgctagtctcgagctcaagcgacctttatcaaTGTTTTAGGCCGTTGAATCGACTAAGAatgaatttagatcatacattgtttacaaatgagtttcaacatcgaattacgattcatttgtattaaagtataatcaaggtctttatctatattgttcacatgggtatacagataaagaaataacaaaccatgaaataatgaattatattaaaataaagattgtttattacaactgagtcaataaaatccctagccaacagttggcttgcacgGTATTTACTCTAACAGCTGCTGCTATGAGGAAGGGGCCGCCGAGAACTTTAggttaggtttagggttagggttgataggtttttaaataaatgattagtGTATAATGagccttaattaaaataaatgagtTTAAAATGGTTTCAGGCCCCGTCAAGCCCAAAAatactctcgaaaaatatttcgttttggtacgtttttgaaaatattacccgaaCCCTAAAAAAATCCACCTGAATCGTTAAAATCTTGCGTACATGTTAAAAATAGAACccaacgagtaaaaatacccaaccaaggtccattttcaaaaatcgtacttaaatacaccatatatttagtaaaaatatttttcctgattatccccggtctccgttactcgttTGAACGCGAAACACAACTTAAAATCCTAATGCacgaaactttaaaataaccaagaaataaacATCAAACCATGCcataatcatgcaataaattaataaaaaattgtaaacacatattttaaataaaactctagattgcatgcagtcaagttacgtagttcgaatttcctaAATCTTACAGATTCAGTTCTCACTCAACTTTAAGCCAAGCTAGACACTATGTCAGCGCAGATGACTTCAGTTATACACATTATGGAAATATGTGGTTGTTAGCGGTGTTGAGAAAAGGGGGAATAAAATTCTAAAGTAGAATCTACTGCAAAGAAATCTGTCAAAAAGAGTGAAGACAAGAAATAATAGATAGTTGATATTGCTTTTCAAATTTATCGGAAATTTTTGGAACAATTTGTTTCAATTTATCAATTTCAAAAACTCAGTTTATCAGAATTGCTTATCATAATCTATTCTTGCCTAAATTGGACGCGTTGCTTAattttttcaaacacaaaaaatgGAGAAATTTTTGGAACAGAACATTTATGTTTTGGTGTTAACAAATAATTAAGGAAAAACTTATTTAAGCTAAACTGAATTCCTAACCGAACAGAACTGACTATATCCATAAGCTAAATTGATTTACATAAATTGGGCTAGTCAAGCAAAACTGGCTCAGACTTAAACTGAAATATATCTCAATACTCTTATCAATTTATTAgttatcataattaattttcaaGGACATCAGTTTACACCATAGGGTAAATtgaattttggataaaaattttcatacctTGCAAATGCAGCCAGAATCAACCGCAAATTCAGTTGTGTAGACTATGAGTTTCAATTTTGGCAGTGTTAAAAGTCAAACTGAACTGggattttgaaaatttcttgtaaaaatcaAAGCCTTCTACTGTGAGCCTACCTAAAAGAaataaggggtgacgtaggagcttgAGTTCCCTGAACATCAAGAAATAAAATTACGTACATTTTACTTTCAGTTTACCATTCACTTTACGTAGTCAAGCCATTATTTGAAGTATCTTACCTCTCatctatttttagtaaatttttgtaatataagattaattttaaatgaatatattattaatgaATATTTGGGTTATCCGGTGCAACCAATCAAAGTTAAAtaggataaatatttttatcaatttcCGGAAGGTTTTTTTAGTCGCTTTCGTTTTAGATAAGatattttaattgaaatattGACAAGTATTATGATGCGTTAATTCctattaaaaattattcttaACCCAATTTTTTTAGCAAATTGATATCCCATAGATGGGCCCACTAGGGTTAGGCCCAAACTAGACGTGGGACCCCTAGCCCATCCCCAACCAAGGTGAAAGGCCCATCACGGGCCCAGGTACTCTCCTATAAATAACATGTTTGAGTGTTCAGTTGAGATATTCAATATATTacttttcagcagcacccttagctactccctcatatatcctcagtctctgacttgagcgtcggagaggctacgccgggacaccctctCGGACCCTTTCTAACGGTCTtgttcgtgatttcaggctcaggacaatttcgaaacctgcgtctggactagtgacacttgctggaatcggaccctaaatttcccgtgagtatcacttggtgccgtctgtgggaagtttgagttgagacgtagagatggtaggcaagAGAGGGAGTAGAAGAGctacctcagcatcatcgcgtcctcaTATGGGACCCGAACAATCTCATGTCGAGACAAGACAGGAACATCCGCATCTTGagacgagacaggaacaacctcgtcaagagacaagagccgagcagccccttcacgagACAAGGGTTGAGCAAACCCGTCCCAATGAGAATGTGGGGAACTTGGCCCTAGAACAGTTGGGCCAATTTATCACTCAgacagtggatgaggccatgTAGAAGAATCAAGAGTCTATGTTTGCAGGAGAGCAGGCCGTTCGCCAGGAGCAAGTGGAGAATGTCGAAGCCCACCAGAGTAGGGTTGAAGAGTCATAGCCCCTCCAAAGtggggagattagtgagatggggGAGATGTGGAAGGAGATACGGATGTCGAGGCACCAGGTAGGAAGCAGGGGGCCGGTACCCAAGAGAGGAAGTCCTTTTTCACTAGCCATCTTGGAAGAAGGGCTTCCTCCAAGTTTCCGACAGCCAAACGTGGGAGAATATGACAGACATACTGACCCCGAAGAAAACTTGGGGAGATTTGAGTCGCTGGTCAAGAAACCTCCGTTGAGCTATGATGATCTGTTGGCTCGAGCTGAGAAATATGTAAACTTGGAAGATGCTCAACGGTACAGAAAGATGGAGAATCGGCCCGGAAGAAGTAGAGTTGAGGGAGCGGAGAGAGGGGGAAGGAAGAGGGGTGTAGGGGAAAGGGAGGAGGACAGAACTAGAAGTTGAGGACAATTCTGAATAGGAGTCGTGACAAGGTGATGGAGATGAGGGAGCTCGAGGAGAGGTGGGGGAAGTCGCAAAGGGTTGAGAGCAGTGCTAGATTGACTTTGCGTGACAGACGAGAAGGATCCGCATTCAGGAGCCGAACGAGGTCTCGCCCGTCCCCTAGGCGTGGTCAAGGCCCCCCATGGATAAATGAGAGGGTCGGCTAGCAGAGAAGGGAAGGTCGAGGTCAAGATGTCCCTCAGGAGCCCGTCGAGCCGAGGAGGGAAATGAATGAGGACAACCACCAtacgagaggaatgattcatatgatctcggggggtgctactgatggagatTCTGGGCTAGCTCGGAAGGCACATGGGAGAAGGTTGGAGAACTTTGAGATATCTAGGGGTACAGACTTACCACAAGACCCAATCACCAGCTTTGGGCCGGAAGATCTCTGAGACGTTGTGACTCCacataacgatgccttggtggtgaCGACCACCATTGTCAATTATGATATGGGGaagatatttattgataatggaagctccgTAATCGTCTTGTTCAAGAGCACGTTGGATCAAATGAAGATGGaaggatttgagtttgagccgATATCCACCCCGTTGTATGGGTTTGAAGGACACGCCATCCCACCTTTGGGTCAAATTGTTCTTCCCCTATCCTTGGGGACTGATCCTCGGCGGGTAACAAAAATGATAGCATTCACCGTGGTGGATAACCCGTCAACGTATAATGGAATTCTAGGACAGCCAGCCCTGAAGGATTTTAGAGTCGTAGCTTCCACTTATCATCATAAGCTTAAGTTTCTTGTGGGAAAAGGAGTTGGAGTCTTGTGCGGGAACCAAAAAGTCGCACGCCGTTGTTATGAAAGAATCTTGAAGGAAGGAAAAAAGAGAGGTCGTGAGCATTCGCATGGAAGCTTAAGCTCAGTCTTACAGTTGTAGAGTCATTCGGAGAAGCTTCTAAGTGGGTAACTTTGTCTTGTGGAGGTACAAGAGGAGCAAAATGGAAAGTTGGAGAATGCACTTGGTAAGGCTCTAAAGAGGCCCGGGAACGCTTACCACCTTAGAGAATAATAATCTTGACTTTATTTTTGTTGTATTTCGTTTCCAAATaagttgaaatttaataaagccAAGTTCTTACATTAAGCTTGTGGATGTTCTTGTATTATGAGAATGATatgaattaaattttcctgctaaggcgtcgcctagcagaggagcagagtggaggagaagaattttatttttctgttaAGCCGTCGCccagcagaggagcagagtggaggaggagaaataaattttcctgctaaggcatcgcctagcagaggagcagagttgaggtggagaaaaattaaattttcctgctaaggcgtcgcttagcagaggagcagagtggaggaggagaaataaattttcctgctaaggcgtcgcctagcagaggagaagagttgaggtggagaaaaattaaattttcctgctaaggcgtcgcctagcagaggagcagggTGAAggagaagaattttattttcctgctaaggcatcgcctagcagaggagcagagttggggtgaagcaaaattaaattttcctgctaaggtatcgtctagcagaggagcagagttggggtggagaaaaattaaattttccttctaaggcgtcgcctagcagaggagcagagtgaaggagaagaattttattttcctgctaaggcctcgcctagcagaggagcagagttggggtggagaaaaattaaatttgcctactaaggcgtcgcctagaaaaggagttagagggtgagggtggagagttttttattttcctgctagggcgttgcctagcagaggagttagagagtgaaggtggagaatttttattttcttgttaaggcgtcgcctagcagaagAGTTAGTGGGTGGGGGaggagaaaaatcaaattttcctactaaggcgtcgtctagtagaggagcagagtggagtaAAGACATCTTTAaatttcctactaaggcatcgcctagtagaagagcagagtgaagtagagaaattttttaatttttcctacTGAGccgtcgcctagtagaggagcagagtggagtaAAGACATCTTTAAATTTTTCCTACTTGGGctgagcctagtagaggagtcagGGGTGAGAAGGTAAAACCTTTATTTTCCTGTTAtgacatcgcctagcagaggagacTGGGATgagttgaaaattaaattttattttcatgctGAGGCATTGCCTAGCAGATgagcagagttggggaggagagaaatttttattttcctgctaaggcatcgcctagcataGGAGCAGAGTGAGatgtgaaatttttattttcctgctaaggcatcgcctaacAGAGGAACATAGTTAGGgaggagaaaatttttattttcctgctggcatcgcctagcagaggagcagagtaagatgtgaaatttttattttcctgttaaggcatcgcctagcagaggagtagagttagggaggagaaaaattttattttcctaccaaggcatcgcctagcagaggagcagtgttgggaaggagaaaaattttattttcctgctaaggcgtcgctTAGCAAAAGAGTTAGACGGTGAGggtggagaatttttattttcctgctaaggcccggCTTAGTAGAAGAGTTGCAAGACGAAGAcgtgataattttattttcctgctaagacttCGATAGCAGAGGGGTTAGAGAGGCTGAGGAGCTGTGAGTTTTGTTTTCCTGCTAAGACCCGGCTTAGTAGAGAAGTTACAAGATGATGATGTGAGTTttactttcctgctaaggcatagcctagcagaggagttagatgGTGAGAaggttgaagttttatttttcctgctaaggacTATTTTAGCAGAGGAGTCAAGGGAACAGGGAATTAGAAAAATGTATTTGTTTTGTCGATAACGAACGATGTTTGCCACTGCGAAAATTACGGGGATCGACCTGCCCGGTCAGGTCGTGGGGTTGCCCCCGAAAGCTCTTCAGAAACCACACAATCGTTCGCAATAAAATTCTCCAAGTAATGGGCGAGGGCTCGAGGGGCGAGCATGGCGGCGGTGGCTAGGCGAGCACGAGGGTGTGATGGGAGAGGGCTCGAGGGGCGAGCGTGGCGGTGGTGGCTGGGCGAGCACGAGGGGGTGATGGGAGAGCGCTCGAGGGGCGAGCGTGTCGGTGGTGGTTGGGCGAGCACGATAGCCGGTACGAGCGAGCTGGTAGGGGAGAGCACGAGAGCTGGTAGGGGCGAGCACGCAATGAGGCAAGAGCTGGTGGTTGGGCGAGCACGAGAGCTGGTACGGAAGAGATGGTAGGGGCGAGCGCGCGGTGAGGCAAGAGCTGGTGGTTGGGCGAGCACGAGAGCTAGTATGGGCGAGCTGTTAGGGGCGGGCACGAGAACTGGTACGGGCGAGCTGGAGCTTCGGGCGAGGTCCTGGGAGAGAGGACGAGGGCAAGGCTGTGAGGAAGGCTAGGCTGCAAGTGAAGGGGAAGGGCGAGGGTGCCAGCTGCGTGGGGCGAACGAAGTGAGGCTGCTTGCCTGGCGAGGCGGCTGTGCGAGCACTCGGTGAGGGAGACGAGACGGGCGAGGAAGTGAGACGGCTGGGCGAGAAGGGGCGAGGCAATGTGGGGCGAGCCCTCGACTGGGGCGAGACAGGCGCAGGGCGAGCCGAGTGTGCGGAGAGGCGAGGCACACGACGCAGACGAAGGGTGAGGGAGATAGGCTGGGCGTTGGCAAGGTAGACTGGCGATGGGCGGGGTTGGCAGGCGGGGGCAGGCGAGGTGCTGCGCAAGGAGGGCGTGCGGGCGAGAGGCATGGGAGGCGAAGGCAAGGTGGCGAGGGCTTGCGGCTGTTGGTGAGATGGTATATGGGTGAGGGTGAGAGGCAAGGGCTTGATAGGGAGCTGCAGGCTAGTGATGTGTGGGCGTGGGCGAGATGGTGTGGAGCTGAGGATGAATGGGAGAAATGAGAATGAAGTGAGAAGAGGACCCTTATTTATAGGGGAGGCCCAAATCCAGTCTAGCTATTTAGAGgaggaattttatttaatttgtttccaAACCCTTGGAGACTGACGAACAGCAGGGAGAAAATGCACAACTCACATGTggacaacacaattaatcgaacttcgaacctgcgattcagttcgacttgagagggggagactggtgataccccataGATGGGCCCACTAAGGTTAGGCCCAAACCAGACGTGGGACCCCTGGCCCATCCCCAACCAAGGTGAAAGGCCCATCACGGGCCCATGTACTCTCGTATAAATAACAGGTTTGAGTGTTCAGTTGAGATATTCAATATATTacttttcagcagcacccttagctgctccccccatatatcctcagtctctgacttgagcgtcggagggactACGCCGGGACTCCctcccggcccccttctaacggtcttgttcgtgatttcaggctcaggacaatttcGAAACCTGCGTTTGGACTAGTGATACTTgctggaatcggaccctaaatatCCCGTGAGTATCATAAATCGAGATAGAAATTGTTTGTATggaattttttacttttaaaataatatttttttggttaaaatgttttaaatattgtgTGATTGTGTGTGACACCATGTTACATAACCAAAAGAATTCCTAAAATTtaattctaaataaaataaaaaacttttaaattattcTTGCACTTTTTTTCCGGAatcgacacttcaatattataaataaataactaaaaaaatagcAATGTACGAAGTCCACCGACCCAGAGGCCCCATATGACATTACAACAAATTCAGATGAGAaaattaacatcaaaatcaataataacaatacaaaaaaccatcaatatatacaaaatataagaaAACCTTGTTCTAAATGATCTACAATAATGATTAAATCGAAAGTCTTCTAATTCTCTTTTCATAGTCCGGCCGAAGAAATAGATACCACAAACACCCAAAGGCTGGCCAAAGATATGAGATTCTTCTATTGAACTAAGGACTAATATTCAATGCAGGAGATTTATcgacttttaatgacttttacAGATTTTAAAAGTTCAGATGTATTCAATTAATACTTTTACATACTCCATAGAAGTCTAGAGGTATTCAAAATTGACTTTCACAGAGTTTTAAAAAGCCAAGTGTTATTCaacattgacttttaaaaactctatgaaagtctataggtattcaaaatttcaatagacttttaacaatttcatggaattcattaacatacaaaaattaaagcttaaggtacaactataaatggtcaaaaattgtatttggttcaacccaaagatttggatagatttttaaaacttctaactcatacACAAGCTATTTATTTCTCTCTTTGTCGCATCACATCACCTCTCTTCTTATCTTCTATCCTCTCATCTATCTCTatcattctctcaaattttcgaagtgtatctttatatatattttcatatttgcttttcaaaattttcattttttggatgattgttcatttaataattttttattttaatatcataggaagttttgaattctagaattgattttgtgatttttaatttatgatttatacaaattaatgtaatattcaataataataaaagatgataaaaaaatatcgcTTAATTCTTAAAAATTGAATAGTGTAAGGGCCGAGattttgattaccgtaatctgagactaatcttaaatgatttattgattaatctcggtaattatagacggaaaggatTAGACCGGGAAAGACAAGAAAAGACGTAAAATAT
The DNA window shown above is from Primulina huaijiensis isolate GDHJ02 chromosome 12, ASM1229523v2, whole genome shotgun sequence and carries:
- the LOC140989456 gene encoding uncharacterized protein, with translation MGKIFIDNGSSVIVLFKSTLDQMKMEGFEFEPISTPLYGFEGHAIPPLGQIVLPLSLGTDPRRVTKMIAFTVVDNPSTYNGILGQPALKDFRVVASTYHHKLKFLVGKGVGVLCGNQKVARRCYERILKEGKKRGREHSHGSLSSVLQL